In the genome of Leptotrichia sp. HSP-536, the window GAGGGGAATATTCTGGAATATAATAAAAATTTGAAAAAAGTGGAAAACTTTATAAAAAATGGAGAATTTGCTAAAGCAAAAAAAATTCTGAAAAAAATGAGAAAACTTCATCGAATGGGATATTATGAACTTGGAAAATATTATTATTTTTGTGAAGGAAATTTAAGCAAGGCTGAAAGCAATCTATACATTGCATTTGAGAATGGAATTATAAAAGCTGGATATTATCTAGGCTTGCTGGAAGAAAAAAGCGGAAATATGAATCTGGCTCGAAACTGGTACGTCACAAGCTTTAACTTTTCCGAACAGTCTATTATGAAACTATTTTACATTGCAATTATGGAACAAAACTTCTGGACAATTGACGGATATTTCTACTATATTTTACAATACGGCGAAAATGCCAAAAATCTCTATGAATTTGCAAAATATTACTTCTGGGGCAAAAATTTTGAAAAAATTAAGGAAATTCAGAATAAGTTGACAAGTAGAAGTCATATTTTATATTTGACAAAAGAAATTTTACACAACATCGAGTGTATGCTTGGAGATGAAAAAGACAAAGAATATATAAAATGTGCAGAAAATGCTAAAATTCTTGAATTACAAAAAGATTTTAATGCAGAATTTCTTTATAAAAAATCGGCTGAATACAATGAATATGGAAATGTGAGACTCGCTAAATTTTACGGAAAATTTGCAAAATCTGATAAATATGAAAAACTGGAAAAAATTTTTAAAAATAATTTTTTGAAGCAAATACGCTCAGAAGCATCTTATCAGCTTGGAAAATACAACGAATACCATAACAATCTTTATGATGCAATAAATTGGTACGAAATATCTGCAAAAAATGAAAATTATAAATCTTTTTATAAACTTTCAAAACTGCAGAACAAAAAATTTCCAGAAAAAGAAACAACTTTACAAAATGATTATTTTAAATATTTAAAAAATTCCGCAGATTTAGGTTATGCACAGGCAATGATTGAAATGGCACTTGCTAAAAACTTAAATAGTCTGAAAAGTTTTGAAATGGCAGAAAAAATTTTAGGACAAAATAACATTTTTGAATTAACACAGGCAATATCAAATGAGGCGAAAATGATTTATTTTGGAAATGAAATTAAGGAAATTTTGGAAATATGCTATGAAGAAAATAATTTTAGGTAAAAATAAAAAACCGCTTTATTTGAGTAATTCATTTAAAACGGTTTTTTTATATTGATTTATTTAATCATCAAATCAAATTTATATATTTTGAAATAAAAATACTAATTTTCCTGTTTAATAGCAGGTTTTAAGAACCCTAACACAAATGCTGCAGCAATACTTCCAATAACAACTGCTAGTAAGTATAATAAGAAATTATTACTTAATGCCATTACTAGAATTCCACCATGAGGTGCAGGGATTTTTATACTAAATAGGCCTGTTAACGCTCCTGCTATTGCTGATCCGATAACACTTGCTGGAATAACTCTTGTTGGATCTGCCGCTGCATAAGGAATCGCACCTTCTGTAATGAATGAGAATCCCATAATGTAGTTTGTAAGTCCAGCTTCTCTTTCTTCTGCTGTAAATTTATTTTTAAAGAGTGTTGAAGCCAATGCAATTGCGATTGGAGGAACCATTCCACCAGCCATAACTGCTGCCATCGGTAAACTTCCGCCTGAAGTCATTGTAGCTGCTAGCGTACCAGAACCAAATACGTAAGCCGCTTTATTTACTGGACCTCCCATATCAATAGCCATCATTCCGCCAAGAACTGCTCCCAGTAAAACTGCACTTGAACCTGACATTCCATTTAACCAGTTATTTAAAGCATTGTTAATTATTGAAGCAAATGGATTTATTACAAGCACCATTCCCACTCCTGTAATTAATACTGACAATACTGGATACAATAGAATCATTTTCAGACCATTTAAAGATCTTGGCATTCCAGATAAACCTTTTACTAATCCTTTTACAACATATCCTGCAAGAAATCCACCAAGCAACGCACCAATAAACCCAGAACCACCAGCAGTTGCAATTGCTCCTGCAACTAATCCTGCCGAAAGTGCCGCTCTCTCACTAATACTGTAAGCAATGTATCCAGCTAAAACTGGTACAAACAATCCAAACGCTTGTCCACCAATATCTTTTAACATTTTAGCCAAAGGTGCTTTTGAACCGTATTCTGCTCCAGCTCCACCATTACCAGACAATGTATCTACTAAAAATGCCAATGCTATCAATATTCCACCACTTATAACTAACGGAAGCATATATGAAACTCCACTTAACAGGTGTTTATAAAGTCCTTTTTTCTCAGATGAAGCTGATTCTGAAGAAGCTGTAGAAGAACCGCTTGCGTGGAAAATAGGAGCTTTTCCATCTAAAACTTGTTGAATTAATGCTTTTGCATTATTAATTCCTTCTTTTGCCTCTACTTGAATTAAAGGTTTTCCATCAAATCTGTCAACTTCAATGTTTCTGTTAATTGCTAAAATTACACCTTTTGCTTCTTTTATATCTTCAGTTGTCAAAATATCTTTTCTTCCATCAGCACCGTTTGTTTCTACTTTAATTTTTACTCCCATTTCTTCCGCTGCTTTTTTAAGTGCCGCCGCTGCCATATATGTATGAGCAATTCCTGTTGGACAAGCTGTTGCCGCAATTATGTAAGGTGCATCTCCTGATGCTGCTGGGATTGTTGTTTCAGCTGATTTTTCTTCTTTTTTCTGAACATTTTCTTCAGGGAATTTTTCAGCTTCTGTCTTGTTAATAATTTCTATTATTTCATCAGATGTTGCCGCATTTTCAAGAGCTTCCTTAAAGTCATCATCCAGTAATAATTGTGATAATCTTGCAAGTGTCTCAATATGCGTGTTATTTGCACCGTCTGGAGCTGCAATCATAAAGAATAGTGTCGCAGGTTCACCATCCAATGAATCATAGTCAATTCCTTCAGGCTTTCTTCCCATCGCAAGTGCAGGTTTTTTTACAAATTTTGTTTTTGCATGCGGAATTGCAATTCCTTCACCGATCCCAGTCGAACTTTGCTCTTCCCTTGCCATTAATGCTTTAACATAACCGTCATAATCGTTTAAAACACCTGTTTTTTCATGTAATCTAGCAAGTTCCTTAATAATGTCTACTTTATTTGTAGATTTTACATCCAGATTTATTCTGTCCTTAATCAGTAAATCTGATATTTTCATCTTTACACCATCCTTATTTATTTTATTTTTTTAGATTTATTTTTTGCCATAGTAAAACTACTTTAAAACTCGATTCAAAAATCATAACTATTTTATTCAAATTAAAATTTAATTTTCGTTAATACAAGTCTATTTTTAGAAAGTTTCCTTTGAAATCTCAATTTCATCATACAATTTGTTTACCAAATCTTTTTCTGCAAGTCCATAAGAATACGCTGTCGCACTTCCTGAAGCAACTGCAAGTCTAAATGAATCTTCTGGAGAAAGACCTTTTACAAATCCAGCGATAAATCCTGCAACCATTGAATCTCCCGCTCCGATTGAGTTAATCAGCTGTCCTTTTGGAACTGATGCTTCCAGCACAAAGTCTTTATTTACAAGCAATGCACCTTCACCACCTCTGGAAAGAATAACATTTTTTACACCCTTATCCAAAAAGAATTTACATTTTTCTACAATTTCAGCCTTTGTTTCTAATTTTTCATTAAACATTTCTCTTAGTTCATGAATATTTGGCTTAACAAAAAGATTGTTATGAATATTGTCCTGTAATAAATTTCCTCTTGTATCAAGTACAATTTCCACGTCAGCTTTTACATTTTCAGATAGCTCTTTGTAAATTTTACTGCTGATTGAAGCTGGGACACTTCCTGAAAATACAAGTATGTCTCCGTCTTTTAAATCAGAAATTTTGTTAATTAATTCCTGTAATTTCTCAGCTGTAATTTCTGGTGAAACTCCTGTAAGTTCAGTTTCCTTATCGTTACCATTAATTTTTACATTAATTCTAGTATTTCCTTCAAGTTCCACAAATTCAGATTTGATATTATCCTTTTTTAGATCCCTGATAATAAAATCTCCAACAAATCCTGCAACAAATCCAATTGCTGTAGATTCCACATCCAAATTTTTCAGTACCTTTGAAACATTAATTCCTTTTCCACCCGCTCTATAATTTACTTTATGAGCAAGATTCAAATGTTCAGCCTGCAAATCGTCCTTAAGATACATGTCATAATCCAACGCTGGATTCAATGTCAATGTGTAAATCATCTTTTTCCTCCTCAAATCTAACTATATTTCTAAATATTATTTTCCGCTATATATTTATAACATTAGAAAGTTTAAAAGTCAAACATTATTAACAACATTTTCAATCTTTTAATATTAAAAAAAGCTGGACTTTTTATCCAGCGTTCCAATTTTATTCAATTTATTTTTTATCTGTTTTCGAAAGCTCTGAAAATGCACTCACCATTCCAGCTAGATTTTGCAATTCGCTTGGAATAATGATTTTTGTAGCTTGTCCATCTGCAACTTTTTCAAAAGTTTCCATTCCTTTTAGTGATAATACTGCTTTTGTCGGTGCAGCTTCATTTAATAATCTTAATGCTTCTGCTTGTGCTTTTTGAACTGATAAAATAGCTTCTGCACGCCCTTCGGCTTCTTTTATCTGTTCTTCCTTTCTAGCTTCCGCCCTTAAAATCGCAGCTTGTTTTTCACCTTCTGCAACAAGTATTGCAGCTTCCCTTTTTGCCTGTGCTTCCAAAATATTTGCCCTTTTTTCACGCTCTGCCTTCATTTCCTTTTCCATTGCAACACGAATGTCGGCTGGTGGCAAAATACTTTTTAATTCCACACGATTTACTTTTATTCCCCATGGATCTGTCGCATCATCCAGTTCCTGACGCATTTTTGTATTAATAATATCCCTTGAAGTCAAAGTCTGGTCAACTGTCATATCTCCAATAATATTTCTCAAAGTTGTAGCCGTTAAGTTTTCAATTGCTGAAAGCGGACGTTCCACTCCATAAGTGTATAATTTTGGATCAGTTATTTGAAAATAAACAACTGTGTCAATTTGCATTGTGGCATTGTCTTTTGTAATGACTGGCTGAGGCGGAAAATCCACAACTTGTTCCTTTAACGACACGCTTCTTGCAACTCTATCAAAAAAAGGATTTAAAAAACTCAACCCAGAACTTAAGGACCTATCGTATTTCCCTAGTCTTTCAATAATGAGTACTCGTGACTCTGGCACAATTTTTACTGCTTTTAAAATATAAATTAATGTAATTACAATAAGAACAACAACTAATGGTAAGAACAGCATAATGTTACCTCCTATATTTTCATTTTAAAATTAATATTTTCTTTCCAGAATTATTTTATTTCCTCTAAATTCCTTAATTTTTACAATTTCTCCAGCTGAAAAAATCTCTTCGCTTATCCCTGTCCAGATAGAACCTTTAAATTTTACTTCATATTCCTTTTCAATTCTTCTAGCATCCACAATTTTTTCAACTTTTACATCAGCTCCTTTCATGCTTGAATTAAAGCTATTTTTTTTCTGCATGTCAATGTATCTACGTAAAACTGGACGTGTAAAAATCAAAAAAATTAGTGAAAGCACTGCAAATACGAAAAATTCGATTGTCGAATCATTGGAAAAATTTGAAAAAAACATTACAATTAATGCCGAAAGAGCAAACCATATTGTTACAAGTCCAGGAATAATAATTTCCAGAACTGCAAAAGTTCCTGACAAAATTGCCCAAAATAATGCTCCCATTTTAATCGCCTCCTTTAAAAGCCTACACCAATCCTAACTTCACCTTTTCCTTTACTTTCACCATTCACACTGCTGCAAGCAGTAATTGCAAATAAAATCATAAATAGAATAAACATCTTTTTCATAACTTTTTCTCCAATCTTTTAAAAATAAACTCCGACTCCTCCATGCACTCCACCAGGTCCAACACCTATATTGGCTGATATACATGAACTCAAAGCGAAAGCCAATAAAACCAATATTAAAAGTTTTTTCATATTCCCTCCATTTTAAATTTATTTTACTTAATATATTTTACAACATAATTTTAATTTTGCAACTTTATTTACAAAAATTTTTCAAAATTATTTAAATTCCAAAACAAGAGCATAAAAATAATGCTCCTGCCTAAAAATTATCTATATAAACTCATCGATTCTGTTAATTTAGCAATTTTATTTTCAAGCTCTTCTTTTATTCTTTTCTCTTTTTCTACAGCCTCAGGATTTGCCTTCTTAACAAAACTTTCATTGGACAATTTTTTTAAAGTTTTATCTAAATCTTTTTGAATTTTTGCAATACTTTTTTCCAATTTTTCAATTTCCTTATCCAAATCAATTAAATCAGCGAGCGGAACATAAATTTCAGTTGTTTCAACCAGCCTAAATCCTACCAGCTTTGGAATTTCCACATCAAATTCATATTTTTCAACATTTGCCAGTTTATCCAATATTTTGGCATTATTTTGTAAAATATTCCTTGCATTTTCATCAGTTGTCTTGAAAATAACCTCAATTTTCTTAGATGGCGAAACATTTGTCTCTCCACGAATATTTCTAATTGCCGAAATAACTTCCTTCAGATAGTCAAATTCCTTTTCAGCTTCAATATTTATAAATTCTTTTTCCTCTTTTGGAAAGTCTGATAACATAATTGTTTCTTCGCCAGTTTGTAATTTTTGCCAAATTTCCTCAGTAATAAACGGCATAAATGGATGCAGCATTTTCAGCCCTTTATCAAGGACATGTCTTAATACCCATTGTGCCACAACTTTATCACTGCCTTCCTGTCCATAAACACGTGTTTTGGCAATTTCCACATACCAGTCACAGAAATCTCCACGGAAAAATTCGTATGCCAATTTTGCAGCAGCGTCCAATTCATATTTTTCCATATTTTCATTAATCAATTTTGAAGCAGTCTGTAATTTGGATAAAATCCATTTATCTTCCAACTTAAACTCTAAGTTATCCACAGTTGTTGAAATATCAAAATCTTCCAGATTTGACAACACAAATCTTGACGCATTCCACACTTTATTTGCAAAAGCTGAACCCATTTCAAGCAGTTTTTCTGAAAAATGGATGTCCTGTCCTTGTGAAGTATTGTACAAGAAGCTGAATCTTATTGCATCTGCACCGTATTTTGCTATCAAGTCAAGCGGATCTGGTGAATTTCCTAGAGATTTACTCATTTTTCTACCTTTTTCATCCCGTATAATTCCGTGCAAATATACATAGCTAAATGGAATTTCATCTTTTATGTAAAGGCTCATCATTACCATTCTTGCTACCCAGAAGAACAATATGTCTGCCCCTGTAACAAGTGCATTTGTCGGAAAGAACTTTTTCAGATCTTCAGTTTCATTTGGCCAGCCCAATGTTGAAAATGGCCATAATGCTGATGAGAACCAAGTATCAAGCACATCAGTTTCTTCCGTCAAGTTCACATCTTTTCCAAATTTTTCACGCGCCTGAATTTTTGCCTCTTCCAGACTTTTTGCCACAAAAACTGTTCCGTCTTCTGAATAATAAGCAGGTATTCTGTGTCCCCACCAGATTTGACGTGAAATTGTCCAGTCCCTTATATTTTCCAGCCAGTTGTAATAAACTTTTTCCCATCTTTTTGGCGTAATTTGAATTTTTCCATTTTTTACAACTTCCAGCTTTTTGCAAGCGGCTCCATTTTTACAAACCATTGCGTAGAAACTCTTGGCTCAATAACCGAATTACATCTGTAGCAATGCCCCACAGCATTCTTATGCTCCTTCACTCCAACTAGCAGTCCCTGTTCTTCCAAATCAGCAAGTATCGCCTTTCTAGCCGCAAATCTTTCCAGTCCTTGATATTTCCTCCGTTTTCATTTACATGTGCATCTTCTGTAAAAATATTTAAAAATGCAAGCCCAGTTCTTTTTGCCACTTCAAAGTCGTTAGGATCGTGTGACGGAGTCATTTTAACTATCCCAGTTCCAAATTCCATATCCACGTATTCATCTGCCACAATTGGAATTTCTCTGTTCATAAGAGGCAAAATTACAGTTTTTCCAATCAGATGTTTGTATCTTTCATCATTAGGATTTACTGCAACTCCTGTATCTCCAAGCATTGTTTCAGGACGAGTTGTAGCAATTACAAATTCTTCATCACTATCTTTAATTGGGTATCTGATTTCCCAGATTTTTCCATTTTTATCCTCATGATTCACCTCATCATCAGCAAGTGCCGTCTTATCATGCGGACACCAGTTTACAATGTATTCTCCACGATAAATAAGCCCATCATTATAAAGTTTGATAAACACTTCTTTTACAGCTTCCGAAAGCCCTTCATCCATAGTAAATCTCTCTCTTGTCCAGTCCAGCGATACTCCCAGTTTTCTAAGCTGCTTTGTAATTAGCCCGCCATGTTTTTCCTTCCATTCCCAAGTTCTTCTCAAAAACTCATCATATCCAATTTCCTCTTTAGAAGTTCCTTCATCAGCCAGCATTCTCTCAACTTTGTTTTGTGTAGCAATTCCGGCATGATCCATTCCTGGAATCCAAAGCGTATCAAATCCACTCATTCTCTTGTATCTAATAATTGTATCCTGTATTGAATTATTAAGCATATGCCCCATATGCAAAATCCCTGTAACATTTGGTGGCGGAATGGCAATTGAATATCCTGGCTTTTCTGCATTGTGCTGTGCATTAAAATACCCTTTTTCTTCCCATATTTTATACCATTTATCTTCTATCTCATTTGGTGAATAAACTTTATTCAGTTCATTTGGCATTATTTTTCCTCCTGTTTTAATTTTTATATATTTTTTATTTAAATTTCTTCATTTTACAAATCATATTTTAGCATAAAGATAATTTTTTTTCTACTTTATATAAAAAAATTAACAAAAAAAGCTCACTAAAATGATCAAACATCATTCAAATGAACTTTTTAATAATAAATTTTTAAAATTAAATTATTTAAAACGCTGTAATTGTTGCAAGCAACCCAAAAATTACTCCTGGCAAATTTGCTGCTGAAAGAGGATAATCTTTTTTTTCCTTTAAAAGTCCATAACTTGTCCATATTGTACAGTTAATCGTTGCTGCTAAAGGCTGTAGGAAAAATGTTTTATTCCCATGCAAGTTTCCCATTATTTGCGGAACATAAGACACATACATTATTACAGAAAGCAATGTTCCGATCCATCCTAAAATTTTCAAGTTTTTTTCGCTCATTTTGTCCTCCAATCTTTCCCATTTTAGTAGATCAATTACGGTAACAGTATATCACAAAACATTCAAAAAATCAAAAATAATATTTGACAAAGTAAAAAATATGGTAGACTAATCAAAGTCAAGTGGCGACATGGTCGAGTGGCTTAGGCAGAGGTCTGCAAAACCTTGTACACCGGTTCGAATCCGGTTGTCGCCTCCATTAATTGATTAGTGATAAATAATGTCAAAAAGATATAACTACGAAATGTGGTTATTTTTTTTATTTTTTCAAAATTGAATTTTTACTGTATAATATAAAATTTTCAACCATTTTATCAGCTCGGTATTAAAAGAATTCAAACATATTTTCAAATTAAAATAAATATGATAAAATGAAAAGAAATAAAAATATTATTAGAAAAGAGGAAATTTTTA includes:
- a CDS encoding PTS fructose transporter subunit IIABC; amino-acid sequence: MKISDLLIKDRINLDVKSTNKVDIIKELARLHEKTGVLNDYDGYVKALMAREEQSSTGIGEGIAIPHAKTKFVKKPALAMGRKPEGIDYDSLDGEPATLFFMIAAPDGANNTHIETLARLSQLLLDDDFKEALENAATSDEIIEIINKTEAEKFPEENVQKKEEKSAETTIPAASGDAPYIIAATACPTGIAHTYMAAAALKKAAEEMGVKIKVETNGADGRKDILTTEDIKEAKGVILAINRNIEVDRFDGKPLIQVEAKEGINNAKALIQQVLDGKAPIFHASGSSTASSESASSEKKGLYKHLLSGVSYMLPLVISGGILIALAFLVDTLSGNGGAGAEYGSKAPLAKMLKDIGGQAFGLFVPVLAGYIAYSISERAALSAGLVAGAIATAGGSGFIGALLGGFLAGYVVKGLVKGLSGMPRSLNGLKMILLYPVLSVLITGVGMVLVINPFASIINNALNNWLNGMSGSSAVLLGAVLGGMMAIDMGGPVNKAAYVFGSGTLAATMTSGGSLPMAAVMAGGMVPPIAIALASTLFKNKFTAEEREAGLTNYIMGFSFITEGAIPYAAADPTRVIPASVIGSAIAGALTGLFSIKIPAPHGGILVMALSNNFLLYLLAVVIGSIAAAFVLGFLKPAIKQEN
- the pfkB gene encoding 1-phosphofructokinase — encoded protein: MIYTLTLNPALDYDMYLKDDLQAEHLNLAHKVNYRAGGKGINVSKVLKNLDVESTAIGFVAGFVGDFIIRDLKKDNIKSEFVELEGNTRINVKINGNDKETELTGVSPEITAEKLQELINKISDLKDGDILVFSGSVPASISSKIYKELSENVKADVEIVLDTRGNLLQDNIHNNLFVKPNIHELREMFNEKLETKAEIVEKCKFFLDKGVKNVILSRGGEGALLVNKDFVLEASVPKGQLINSIGAGDSMVAGFIAGFVKGLSPEDSFRLAVASGSATAYSYGLAEKDLVNKLYDEIEISKETF
- a CDS encoding SPFH domain-containing protein, which gives rise to MLFLPLVVVLIVITLIYILKAVKIVPESRVLIIERLGKYDRSLSSGLSFLNPFFDRVARSVSLKEQVVDFPPQPVITKDNATMQIDTVVYFQITDPKLYTYGVERPLSAIENLTATTLRNIIGDMTVDQTLTSRDIINTKMRQELDDATDPWGIKVNRVELKSILPPADIRVAMEKEMKAEREKRANILEAQAKREAAILVAEGEKQAAILRAEARKEEQIKEAEGRAEAILSVQKAQAEALRLLNEAAPTKAVLSLKGMETFEKVADGQATKIIIPSELQNLAGMVSAFSELSKTDKK
- a CDS encoding NfeD family protein codes for the protein MGALFWAILSGTFAVLEIIIPGLVTIWFALSALIVMFFSNFSNDSTIEFFVFAVLSLIFLIFTRPVLRRYIDMQKKNSFNSSMKGADVKVEKIVDARRIEKEYEVKFKGSIWTGISEEIFSAGEIVKIKEFRGNKIILERKY
- a CDS encoding SemiSWEET family transporter, giving the protein MSEKNLKILGWIGTLLSVIMYVSYVPQIMGNLHGNKTFFLQPLAATINCTIWTSYGLLKEKKDYPLSAANLPGVIFGLLATITAF